The Lolium rigidum isolate FL_2022 chromosome 2, APGP_CSIRO_Lrig_0.1, whole genome shotgun sequence genomic interval AAACCGTTCTTCATTGAAGCCCATGTTTGGGAAATTGCAGGAGGCAAGCGCTGTTCAGAATTCCCTTCTTCAAGCAGAGATACAGATGTTGATACAGTTTCCTTTTTGACAGGCTTCGTTGACTGCCGACTCTGATCTCTAACAGATGAATACTTGCTGGAAATAATTTCCCTGTTCTGAGCATATTTCGATTGACCAGCTCTTCCATCAACTCTTGCAGAAGTTGTTCCCTCATTCATCTCCACTGTATTTTCAACCTGTGCATAACACAAGAAAACGATAAATAAGGAGAAATGCTAGTAACTAAATAAGTAACAAAACGATATAAAATTTGGCTGACGACAATACAGACCTTTCAAACAGAACAAAACATATAACTGCTAAAAAAATTGGGAATAGTGTAGTAATTATGCTATGCAACAACAGTACCTTTCCAGATTCAACGTCTGTGTGTTTGAATCTTGCCAATGGAATAACCTGCTCGCCAACTTTATATCCTTGTTCAATCCAAGATCTCTCTGCAAAGAAATTACACATTTTGCTTAGGCAGACCATGCTTTTGAGCGAACAAAAGGCAGTATTGAAACCATAGCTTACACAGTGATATATAAAAAGGTCAATTAAATTATATGATAATCAGCAATTCTATTTAAAGCTGGATAACCCAGGAAACTGTTTATTCACAGCAGTGACATGTGTGTGCTTTCCATCgcagaagaaaacagtaaaattgAGATCCCTATGGTAGGGTGGAAGCTGAAATGCTGAATGGACTAGTAGTTGAAAaaagaaacaaataaaataacaaaacgaTATGCTCACGACAAATAGAAGATATCCACATAGAAAAATCTACTGGTATACTAAAGATAAAGAAGGATATGCCCCACAGAGAAATCTATGCAGTTCTAACCTTTTTGCAGTATGATCATTCCAGACGGATCAAAGCCATCCAGATTTTCTTCTTCTCGCTGGAACTTGAACACTTTCCAGCTTCCGAAATAGTCAATCACACGTCCAAAGAAGTTACTAGCAACAAGTAGCGTATAAACAACCATAATTAGTGGATAGATCCTGTTGAAGCCTCTTCCAAAGAAAGGAACTGCATCATCAATGTTCCCCATTCTCTGCAACATAAGGTTTGTTCAGCGGTTAGCTAGGTCTTATTCATATGATGAACAATTAGCATAGAAATAAGACTGAAAAGCTGTGGAGCATTCCCTCTTAAAATATCAACTAATACTGCCTTCACAAAACAGAAGCACATAGCGTAAGTAACATGGACAAACTGTCAAGCTATTACCTTCTCAAAAGTAGTTTTAACATTGCCACCAAGGCGAATGAGATTGAGGAAGTTATAAGAAATGGGAGGTGCATATCTTGCAACCATCCTGCAAAATAGCATTCGATGCACAGCCTAGAATGAGTTGAAGGAATTGTGGACAGGAAGCACATGAAACAGAAAAGGCAGAATACACTTACGAACAAATCATAAGCAAGCTGACAGAACTTGTTTGTCGTGGAGTAAGAGAATAAAACATTAACATCCCAATCTGAAATAGTGAATAGTACGTGCATATACACATATACATCAAAGGGACGAATGCAGCAACCTGTAACAAATAGGGCGTAAGTAAAATCATGAAGAACAAGGTTGATGCTAGGGTTGCAAGCGGCACGCTATGCTACCCGAACAGTACAAATTTGATGGATTCGGACTGATTTCCTGCATTGCAATTTTTGCTAATTACCATGTTTTGCGGGATTATGTGGGACCCGCTTCTGCAGCCCTAGTTGATGCTACAGAACGAATGTACAACCGGATGACAGTATAGGGCATTCCATTTATTAGATGGATATTTTATACTGCGGAAATGACAACTGAGCAAAAGGACATCATGCCTGTTATACTCAGTCACCTGGTAACTATGTTGGCTTATTTTAGTCTGGATGTGTTTAAATAAAAAAACAGTGCCCAGTGCAAACAAACTACCAAAGCTACCACCATTAACACAATGTAATGCACTGTAGAAAGCAAGAGCCATAGCCCATAGTAAGTAACAAAAGTTCCCTGTAAGCTGAACAAGGGAGAGAGGCATTTTTAATATCTACATGAAGCACCCAGTTTCTTACCTGGACCAGAACCTCTCTCTTTCCGACCGATTTTACAAGAATGGAAAAAAGTGATAAATCAACACCACTGGGCAGCAAAGTAGCTTCAGCCAACAGTATAGCAGCTGACATGCATCCAAGAGTAACAGCAAGTGCTTTCTGAAGCTGCTTTCTCAATATACAGCGCCAAATGAACTCTGATAATGCAAAAAAAAGAAGTACCAGAATCAGTTCCATACACTGAGCAGCCATAGGCATTACCTAAACTTACTAACAATCTCTGCGGCTTGGTTAAAGTTTAGATTGTTTCGTCTAGAAATAGCTTTTAGGCCATTTTGACCAGTCCATAGGTAAAGAGAAAAACAATAAAAACAGTTTGTACAGGTCAGAGGGATTACCCATAGTGTCTAACAGGGATCCGAGTGTGCCTGACCGGCTCTCCCTAAAACTTGATACATATTTCCTGCTTAGATAAAATGAAATTAGATCAGTAATGGTAGATGTTGGATCTCAGAGGACTCCAGACAAGTATAATAAGTTTGCAGTACATATTGATCAAGGTTTTGCAAACAAGATACTCAAGCATATTTTACAGCTCACACATCTATAATGGCAAAAGATTATTCAGACCACCTATCAAACTATTCTTGGCTAGTACCCGCATCAGAACCAGCATACTAATCGAGTCATTTGTGGAACTATCAGCAGTCCCTGTTTGTACACAGTTCTACCTGCTTCCTGTTTAACCAGGTCAATACCTTCATCATGGCGTGCCACTTGGCTTCACTTATTTAACAGAACTTTCAAGTTGGTGTAGCTTTGTGCGGCATTACAGTGCAAGAAAAAGGTTCCCAAAAATAAATTATAAAAAAATACAATTAATGGGACGAAAGAAATCATTATAATCCCTATAAGACAAATCAGTGAAGTTGTTAGTGCTATTTTTTCAGGGTTAACAAACTCACCATCCAGTTGCATCACGGCGTTCATAATTTTTAATGTCGTCCTCTAGattgagagcttccatgacataagTCATGTATTCACTGTAAATAACAGAAAATAAAGTTAATATTATCAACTAAAAAGAGACACCGGGAACACCTTAGAATGTTGTTTTCCCTACACAACAGAATTTTGAGAACCAGTTTGGCAAGCCTAGAGAAATTTGGAGTTTATGGCATATATGGCACAGCTgagagaaaagagaaagaaacaaTAGTAACATGGTCCTGGGCCTGTAGCATTCTACCCAATGGTTGGCCATACAATCACGACTCATATAGAACCCTGCCTAAGCTGTAGCTTCAATTGAACACCTTCCTAAATCAGTCATAATTGCCTAACAAAAGAGTGTGGCAAAGTGAGGAAACCTTAGGCTGCGAATTACACTTCCAGTTTCCACATAAATTCTGAACTGCATTGGTTATACACTTATACTAGGCTTTACTAAGAAATACACGAAGAGTAATATCATCCTCTTATGTTATACACTTATGTCATACCTTTTACACCGATAGTACTCCTCATGGGCCCTCCTAAGTTGACGTCGGAGAGTGGCCATTGTCTTATCATCTGTGTCATAGTCCATATCATCTTCACCTAATCTGCCACCAGAAGGCTTGAAAGACGGATCATCCCGCAGCTGAAATGTACATAAAGTCACACGTTATCATCTCTAATTGCATGGTTTTAAATTCAACTATAAATAGTACTGTAATATTAATTGCTTTGGTACCATTTGAGCAACCATTTGGTCAATAATATCCATATAAGGTCTTAAGAGATCACGCTTTGACATTTGGTTCGAAGTGGCTTGAGCAACCTAGAAAAGGAACAACACTTCAGCGACTGCAACAGATATGAATATTATCAAGCATTTGGATAAGTACTTACAACAATTGTATTTGAATATTCTTGATGGGCATTATCAAGCTTTACAGCCATCTTGGCAACTCTATGAGAAAGTACTTTTTGGCGGTGAGTCCAGTCTGCATTTTTCCAAATGTTTTTTGGAATTTCACTCAACCCAAAACCAAGAAGAAAAGCACCAGTCACCAGTCCAAAGGTATTTGAGCATGCCATTGCAAAGCCCACAATACCTCCATCCCTGTCAGAAAAAAATATTTATTCCAGTTCAACAGTCAAGATTATACATCACAGATATTTCAATGACAGCCCTTGTCTAAAACTAATTTGTCAGCACTCAAGGTTACACAGCTGATTTGTGCAATGGAGGTAGTATTTGTCAGTGGTAATAATCACATTATGTTTGCTTACTAATCAAAGGTGACTACATCTAAACAAAATGCTGGATAACTTGttccatattgactcacatatcagTGAGTCATAGAACATAGGAGCTCAAGTGGAGATTTGAACATACCAAGCTCTATGCATGACTAAAAGAAGTATGAGTCCAAAGAGGCCAATAGCTCCGACAATTGAATAGAAGAGCAAGTTCATGTGAATACTAGTTTTTAGCCTTTCTTTAACAGTGAAATCCCCAGCATCTTCATAGCCTTGAATAGTAGGAACGACAGCCCTGTTTAGAGATACAGAGACAAGCTTTGTTTAAGATATAAACATCAACGAAAATGACAAGGATAAAAATTACTTCATCCATGAAAAATAAACAGTAGTACAGTACGAATTGAACTAAGGTAGTAGCCCCAAAAAGGCACTAGGTTGTCGACTGTTCCACTAGAAATAGAGTAGGCAACTTATACTAACAAGACAAGCTTAAATACTTGTGAAATACCAAACAGGCAACAAAGCATATAAGAGAGGACATGTGGTTTCCAGTATTTTTCCATTTGCATACCATGCTGTGCAACACACttaatgatttttttttcaagcaCAGACCTAGCAACTAGTAAGTTCAGCTTATGCTGAAACAGATGCGATATGAAAATACTGTTCTGCTAAATCACTAATCTGGGAACCGAGGAAGCAGATCTAGAATGaaagaaaatttgcatttttaaaGTAGCACTGATATCTTGCTGTAAGAAATACAGGAAACCATGCAAGACATGTTGATGATTGTAGTTTCGTACCATGTTAAGATAAATGTGCTCCAATACGACCAGCTCCAGAAGAAGCCGATTCCACCTTTATCAAAGCCAATTAATGTCTGCATGCGAGGTGATGTAAGAATTTAGATCAAATAAGTATATGAAGATCATTTGCCAGCACGATGCTTGCATAAGATTTAGCATAAAGGGATTGCACTGTTTACTGGCCCATATATTCGACTATTAACTTCTCAACATGTATATGATGCAGTATAGCAAGTTGGCAACTAACATCCTAATGAACATGGCATCAATGAAACATGTATCTACAAAATGTTATAAGAAGGATGCTAATGTAGCTGACCTAGGGCTTCTTAGTAGGAAAAGGTAAAATTTGGTTTGTAAACATTTCCCCTACACCAGATATCTATGCCTCTTGGAGAGAGCCAAATTCATGCTCAACTTTCATGCAGCTATACAGCTAAAGAGAGAGAGCGTTCAGACTAAATGTGTGTGAAGCTTAACTACATAGTCTGACAAAGTTCGAGGAATTCTATGTCTGACCAATGTTCGATCCGATCGTTTGGTTCTTAGTTCAAAGTTGCTGCTTGTTACAGCTGCGTGCTCCGGTTTGCTAAATTCATGTGAACTGTCAACTAGCTACACAGGGATTTTTTTTCTTCCATTTTATgtgtcatatatatatactctTATCGTTCGGCCAATTAACCACAAATTAATTTGGCCAATGTTCGATTCCATAACTATGGAACATCGTGGTGCCAATTAACCACAAATTAGTTTGGCCAATGGTTGATCCCATAGTTTGGTTCTTAGTTCCTTGAACTCAAAGTTGCTGCTTGCTACGTTCATGTGAACCGTCAACTGGCTACATGGGCTTCATTTTCACTTTGTGTGTCATATTATACTCTTATGAGCATAAATAACAGCACAAGGGGCCCGCAGTAAGATCACGGAACATCACGATGTCAATTAACCAGAAATTAAGGGGCAAAGCTGAGAGGGGGACTTGTCAGGAGCTAATTGGAGTCTCGGCTAAGTTGTGTATGCTGCATTTGAAATGACTATGAACTGAGTAATGGACAGATGACCTCTCTGATGGACCTAATACCCTATTCACGCAGACCTCATTCGGGGACCAGAAGAGGCAGCAACTGAAATGTAATTCGCCAAGCACTCTCTCGGTTAAATTTCTCCCTTCCATATGTAAATCCTAATTTGCCCAAAACAAGAGGACGGAATTCGCTAAGCCCGGGCCGGATCTCGGCGCACCGACAAACGAAACCGGGGGCGGGGGATGGGGAACGCGGGTAATGGAGGGGTTGTGGTGACGTATGTAGAGGGACGTGAGATCTGACCGTCCAGATGTCGGCGGGCACGAGGATGATGAAGGAGAGGGAGCAGAACCAGGCGTAGCCGACGGTGGCGACGACGTAGCGCGGCACGCCCGGGCCGGCGAAGTAGCGCAGCGTGACGATGACCATGCCCAGCGTCAGGGGCAGCGATATCAGGTAGAAGACCCACATCTCGCCCGCCCTGCCGCCCGccgcttggccgcgccggccggaggaggaagcggaggggtggcggcggcggtggattcCGGCTGGGTCGGAAGCTTCTCCTCGTCGTGGCCCGGGCCGGCGAGGTGGGGTGGGGGAGATCGGGGCGCTCCTCCTTGTCTCCGGGGAACTGGTGAAGCGCACGGCGGGGCGGGGGAGAGGTAGGAagaaagatggtggtggtggtgggctcGGGCAGAACAAGTCGTTTTCTTCGGAGAGCTGCAATTTCGGTACGAGGGGAGTAGCACGCACGCAAAAACGACGAAATATATTATGCGTGGGCAATACAGCTCTCTCGGCCAAACTTTTGACCCTAACATTTTATTAGGATGCACTACAAATACTCCGCCACTTGCATTTGAATATATTTTGTCCAAAAATTAGTCTTTTAGAATACGTCTTCgtaagattttcttaagtcttgtCAATTCAGCTTTAGCCTAGCCACTGGATTTAGCTCCAGACAATTCTTTGGATTCTTTTTAGAAAATTGCTAGCTTTAATAAATCACCAAAACAAGATTACAATCAGCTCATTGGCTGTGAACTAATAGCGTCGGATATGTTAAGATCCTTACCTATTTTGGTATGATCTCTTGTAAGTACTGTGTTTTGCACTGCCACATAAATCGTGTCTAGTGTGGTGTGTGGTATTCCACAAAACACTGCATTACTACTTATAGTGGGAATAACTTCACTGGTACaccaaatttgcttatgtggcggtgagttaatgaggagagatgaggatagagtaacatagctagttactataacatcacatttttcaagatacaatgagtctacaagctaaataatgaagacatctatgatactactttgatgttactaaccactataaaggtagtaacatagagtagcatgTTACTACTccatgttacttcccactatgactagtctaatagTCGGCGTGAGCTGGCAGAAGTTGAGCATTACAAATACATGAATCAAACTTAGAGCTGCACCTAGTACTGCAGCCACGGGCCGCGCATTTCCTCCATCcatttctctctcctccctcccacCGTGAGAGTCGCCTTCTTCTCCCCATCGCCTCTCTACTCTTCCTCTGTCAGCCTCGCCGGCCGTAGTGGACGGAGATGGGGGGAGATGGGGGAGGCTGACGGGGGACTTTGTGCATAGTAAATCTAGGCAGTGCCGGATCCAAGATTTTCATCAAGCCTGGTCATCCTATAAGCCCGGCTAATTTTTTATCAAAATATTCATCAATTTTTCATCAAAATTGGTTGTGCTGTCAGCTGAAAGCCCAGGGCTTAGGGACGGTTGGGTCCGCCTATGGATCTAGGTTGTCTTCACCTCGCATCAGTTGTAGGTCTAGTTGTTTGCATGTATGGCGTATGGAGAGAGCAAATTCATTTTCTCCCGTTCCAGAAGCTGGAACATAGGGATACGGTACGCTACAATGAACTCGTGTAAATTGTAACCCCGTGTAATCCTGAACCTGACAAAAGACTGGACGCTCGAAATTGAACTCTGCAATCAAGACTGAAGGGCAGAAACAAATGTTGTGAACTTGTAATCCTGATGTTGATGGCTTTCTAGGGTCACCACTGTAAATTAACCTCCCGCCCTGGGCCCTCTTATACTTGGACGTCCCTTATACTTCACATGTGAGTTTATTTGATTGTCGCCTTGGTCACCCCTGGCTTTAACTCATTTACACTAGGAGCTCTTCAGTCCGACAGTGTTTCCGTCCCGCAGTACACTTTGCCATGCAACAAATCTTATTTCAGGAGGAAATAAACAACATTTCTGCATTACAGATACAATACACCAACCAAACCGGAAATTGCAAATTCCCGAACTGCTACTGATACTTAATCGTTACTAATACAAATGAATCACGCATTCCTAGAGAGCATGGACACAAAAGGATGCATGTaagagtaggagcaaattcatttAAAATTACAACCCAAGATATATTCCTTTAAAATTATTAAAATATCAAGCAGCAACACCACTAAAATAACATCTTCATGTTCTGTCGCCTATCAGTAGGTGGAGAAAAGCATTATAACTTCAAGCCTACGATACCCAAAACAGAATTCAGTGCAACAATGTGAAGCAAACATCTTCACATGGAAGGCGTTGAAGTTACAACTTCCAGTGAGACAAGAAGTTCAGTGCCATCTATCTGTTCCAGAAGACAAGTTCACGCAAAGCTCAAACTTATTTCTAGCCAACCATCCCCGAATGGCTGCATTTTTTATAAAATAGTGCCACGTACAACCTGAATAAGAAAAACGGGGAATGATTTCCAATGATGCAGCCTTTAAAAGAAAATCCGATACCTACTTCCGTCCAGGTCAGATAAAACCAGACAGTTGCAGATCAAAGCACTATAACTACGGTCGAGGCTAGTCCAGATCCTTAACAATTTCGATGCCCATGGACTTGGCCGTGCCGATGATGGATTTGGACAAGGCCTCCAGCGACATGTGCTTGCAGAACGGATCGGTCTGCTTCAGCTTCGCGATCTCGTAGACATGACGGAGCGAGAGAGACGTCACAATGCTGTGCCCCGGGCGGCTGCTCGCTGTCTCAATGCCTGCTGCTTTCTTGAGAAACCATGAAACCGAGGGTGACTTGACCACAAACTCGAAAGTGCTGTCCTTGTAGGCAGTCAAAGTGACCTGCATTGGAGTTTCTGCCTTGTACT includes:
- the LOC124693136 gene encoding LMBR1 domain-containing protein 2 homolog A-like, with translation MWVFYLISLPLTLGMVIVTLRYFAGPGVPRYVVATVGYAWFCSLSFIILVPADIWTTLIGFDKGGIGFFWSWSYWSTFILTWAVVPTIQGYEDAGDFTVKERLKTSIHMNLLFYSIVGAIGLFGLILLLVMHRAWDGGIVGFAMACSNTFGLVTGAFLLGFGLSEIPKNIWKNADWTHRQKVLSHRVAKMAVKLDNAHQEYSNTIVVAQATSNQMSKRDLLRPYMDIIDQMVAQMLRDDPSFKPSGGRLGEDDMDYDTDDKTMATLRRQLRRAHEEYYRCKSEYMTYVMEALNLEDDIKNYERRDATGWKYVSSFRESRSGTLGSLLDTMEFIWRCILRKQLQKALAVTLGCMSAAILLAEATLLPSGVDLSLFSILVKSVGKREVLVQVAAFVPLMYMCICTYYSLFQIGMLMFYSLTPRQTSSVSLLMICSMVARYAPPISYNFLNLIRLGGNVKTTFEKRMGNIDDAVPFFGRGFNRIYPLIMVVYTLLVASNFFGRVIDYFGSWKVFKFQREEENLDGFDPSGMIILQKERSWIEQGYKVGEQVIPLARFKHTDVESGKVENTVEMNEGTTSARVDGRAGQSKYAQNREIISSKYSSVRDQSRQSTKPVKKETVSTSVSLLEEGNSEQRLPPAISQTWASMKNGFQNFKANMGAKKFTPLRQDPGYTPHSNISSPESLDDIFQRIKRRPADLPVDYLDEDDDDDTGGIDPTFPGSRR
- the LOC124688336 gene encoding 50S ribosomal protein L11-like encodes the protein MATTLKDVATRKPVLATIRLLVPAGAAKPAPPVGPALGFYRLNLMAFCKDFNARTQKYKAETPMQVTLTAYKDSTFEFVVKSPSVSWFLKKAAGIETASSRPGHSIVTSLSLRHVYEIAKLKQTDPFCKHMSLEALSKSIIGTAKSMGIEIVKDLD